From a region of the Mycobacterium intracellulare ATCC 13950 genome:
- a CDS encoding 3'(2'),5'-bisphosphate nucleotidase CysQ, translated as MNDHDLAARLATDAGQLLLGVRQEFADAEASERKAAGDKRSHDFLMAALAAQRPGDAVLSEEGADNPVRLRAERVWIVDPLDGTREFSELGRDDWAVHVALWEAGELVAGAVALPAQGITFATPDIASPPAAPGKPRIVVSRTRPPAIALNVRDALDGVLVEMGSAGAKVASIVQGLSDVYVHAGGQYEWDSAAPVAVARAAGLHTSRIDGSALAYNQPDPKLPDLVVCRPELAEAVLAVTG; from the coding sequence ATGAATGACCATGACCTGGCCGCGCGGTTGGCCACCGACGCGGGCCAGCTGCTGCTCGGGGTCCGGCAGGAGTTCGCCGACGCGGAAGCGAGCGAACGGAAAGCCGCGGGGGACAAGCGATCCCACGACTTTCTGATGGCTGCGCTCGCCGCGCAGCGCCCCGGCGACGCGGTGCTGTCCGAGGAGGGCGCCGACAACCCGGTGCGGTTGCGCGCGGAGCGCGTCTGGATCGTCGATCCGCTGGACGGGACGCGGGAGTTCTCCGAGCTCGGGCGCGACGACTGGGCGGTGCACGTCGCGTTATGGGAGGCCGGCGAGCTGGTTGCCGGCGCCGTGGCGCTGCCGGCGCAGGGCATCACGTTCGCCACGCCCGACATCGCGTCGCCTCCGGCGGCGCCGGGCAAGCCGCGGATCGTGGTCTCGCGCACCCGCCCGCCCGCCATCGCGCTGAACGTCCGGGACGCCCTGGACGGCGTTCTGGTCGAAATGGGTTCGGCCGGCGCCAAGGTGGCGTCGATCGTCCAGGGCTTGTCCGATGTGTACGTGCACGCCGGCGGGCAGTACGAATGGGACTCCGCCGCCCCGGTGGCGGTGGCGCGCGCCGCGGGGCTGCACACCTCCCGCATCGACGGGTCCGCCCTGGCCTACAACCAGCCGGACCCGAAGCTGCCGGACCTCGTGGTGTGCCGTCCCGAGCTCGCGGAAGCCGTACTCGCGGTTACCGGCTGA
- a CDS encoding multicopper oxidase family protein, translated as MKRRTLLRAGLLTAGVGVAGAGWPAAQLALGPAEPGKLLRSQVPLPPLYRTRLPIPTQLAPVASDAASDYYEITQRAADLPILPGLTTHAWTYSGTFPGPTIVSRSGRRTVIRHRNALPVPVAVHLHGGHTPPDSDGYPLDLIEPQGPKVTPGDGGMAAGMSRNSVVGQREYVYPMQQRAATLWYHDHRMGYTGQAVWRGLAGFHLVHDDEELALPLPKGDRDIALMITDRSFAADGSFQYPLADGGEVAGPFMNGVLGDVVLVNGAPWPVLDTDPARYRFRVLNASNARRYRLRLDPPPPEVPPFTQIGSDGGLLSSPITHDAIDIAPAERFDVVVDFSRYRRGTRVRLVNTLGAQSTTEVMRFDVLGTDRSDESSIPERLSESVAPLDRRRATTTRTFLFGQGRAGLWTINNKPYKPGTPIATPRIGDVEVWRFITDIRHPIHVHLNPFQVLSRNNKPPGRFDHGWKDTVDVAPSEAVEVIVRFTDYRGTYLVHCHNLEHEDMAMMADFVTV; from the coding sequence GTGAAGCGGCGCACGCTGCTGCGCGCCGGCTTGCTCACGGCGGGCGTCGGTGTCGCAGGAGCGGGATGGCCCGCGGCGCAGCTGGCGCTGGGTCCCGCCGAGCCCGGCAAGCTGCTGCGCAGCCAGGTACCATTGCCGCCGCTCTACCGGACGCGGTTGCCGATACCAACACAGCTGGCCCCCGTCGCCAGCGACGCCGCAAGCGATTACTACGAAATCACCCAGCGCGCCGCCGACCTTCCGATACTGCCCGGCCTCACGACGCACGCCTGGACCTATAGCGGAACCTTTCCCGGTCCCACAATCGTCTCCCGGTCGGGACGGCGCACCGTGATCCGCCACCGCAACGCGTTGCCCGTTCCCGTTGCTGTGCACCTTCATGGCGGCCATACCCCGCCCGACAGTGACGGTTATCCGCTCGACCTGATCGAACCACAGGGCCCAAAGGTCACTCCCGGTGACGGCGGCATGGCGGCGGGAATGTCACGCAATTCCGTTGTCGGGCAACGCGAATACGTCTACCCCATGCAGCAACGCGCGGCGACGCTGTGGTATCACGACCACCGAATGGGCTACACCGGCCAAGCCGTCTGGCGTGGGCTCGCGGGATTTCACCTCGTGCACGACGATGAAGAGCTGGCCTTGCCGCTGCCCAAGGGTGATCGCGACATCGCGCTGATGATCACCGATCGATCGTTTGCCGCGGACGGATCGTTCCAGTACCCGCTCGCCGACGGCGGTGAGGTCGCCGGCCCCTTTATGAACGGCGTGCTCGGCGACGTCGTACTGGTCAACGGCGCGCCATGGCCCGTGCTCGACACCGATCCCGCACGGTATCGATTCCGAGTACTCAACGCCTCCAACGCCCGCCGCTACCGATTGCGGCTCGACCCGCCACCACCCGAGGTACCGCCGTTCACCCAGATCGGAAGCGACGGTGGCCTTCTGAGCAGTCCGATCACGCATGACGCGATCGACATCGCGCCGGCCGAACGCTTCGACGTCGTCGTCGACTTCTCCCGCTACCGTCGCGGCACCCGGGTACGGCTCGTCAACACCCTTGGCGCACAGTCCACTACGGAGGTCATGCGCTTCGACGTCCTCGGCACCGACCGCTCAGACGAATCAAGCATTCCCGAACGGCTCAGCGAAAGCGTTGCACCCCTGGACCGGAGGCGTGCCACGACCACCCGCACCTTTCTGTTCGGACAAGGCCGGGCCGGTCTGTGGACGATCAACAACAAGCCCTACAAGCCCGGCACTCCGATTGCGACGCCGCGCATAGGCGATGTCGAAGTCTGGCGCTTCATCACCGACATCCGGCATCCAATCCACGTCCATCTCAACCCGTTTCAAGTCCTGTCGCGCAACAACAAGCCGCCCGGGCGCTTCGATCACGGTTGGAAAGACACCGTCGACGTGGCCCCGTCCGAAGCCGTGGAAGTGATCGTGCGGTTCACCGACTATCGCGGAACCTATCTGGTCCACTGTCACAACCTCGAGCACGAGGACATGGCCATGATGGCGGACTTCGTCACGGTCTAG
- a CDS encoding DoxX family protein has product MHTAYLIVTFTAIAFDGFSGIAALVHFAPILPGMASAGVPVSWLRFPIGTLKTLGTVGLIVGLWIPAIGIAATAGLVIFFVCAVYTHVLAHDITGQMMFGGFLLALNCAALGVAIAAHPAVL; this is encoded by the coding sequence GTGCACACCGCATATTTGATCGTGACATTCACTGCGATCGCCTTCGATGGATTCTCGGGTATCGCGGCGCTGGTTCACTTCGCGCCGATTCTGCCCGGGATGGCGAGCGCGGGCGTGCCGGTGTCGTGGTTGAGGTTTCCTATCGGCACCCTGAAGACATTGGGAACCGTGGGACTCATCGTGGGCCTGTGGATACCGGCAATAGGCATTGCCGCCACTGCGGGGTTGGTCATATTTTTTGTGTGCGCCGTGTACACCCATGTGCTGGCCCACGACATCACGGGCCAGATGATGTTCGGCGGATTCCTGCTGGCACTCAACTGCGCCGCCCTCGGCGTGGCGATTGCAGCACACCCGGCGGTCCTGTGA
- a CDS encoding NAD(P)-dependent oxidoreductase, with translation MKTVIFGANGPTGRLAVRCALTAGHAVVAVTRHPREFPITHPQLRVVAADVRNDSAVRAAIAGADAVVSALGVPFARRRVDTYSTGTTNIVNAMRASGTRRLIVVSSTSVHPTRRLHAPRLLRLIDPIIRTTIGKTVYDDMRRMETIVCGSGLDWTIVRPSGLFDLPEPTDYISGPIEPVGAFTARIDLADYLISLVTESASLGRIVVISTTQSTPTLWQMVRREALSAKDSDSIPTR, from the coding sequence ATGAAGACGGTCATCTTCGGAGCCAACGGGCCAACGGGTCGACTCGCCGTCAGATGCGCGCTGACCGCCGGGCACGCCGTGGTCGCCGTGACCCGACATCCACGCGAATTCCCCATCACGCACCCGCAATTGAGGGTTGTGGCGGCCGACGTGCGGAACGACTCCGCCGTCCGTGCAGCAATCGCAGGGGCCGATGCCGTGGTCTCGGCGCTCGGGGTGCCCTTCGCCCGCCGCCGGGTCGACACCTATTCGACCGGAACGACCAACATCGTCAACGCCATGCGTGCGTCGGGGACGCGCCGCCTCATCGTCGTGAGCTCCACGTCGGTACATCCCACGCGACGCCTGCACGCCCCGCGCTTGCTGCGTCTGATCGACCCCATCATCAGGACGACGATCGGTAAGACGGTGTACGACGACATGCGCCGCATGGAAACCATCGTGTGCGGCAGCGGCCTCGACTGGACGATCGTTCGGCCCTCCGGCCTGTTCGACCTGCCCGAGCCGACCGACTACATCAGCGGACCCATCGAGCCGGTGGGCGCATTCACCGCACGTATCGACTTGGCCGACTATCTGATTTCCCTCGTCACCGAATCGGCTTCCCTCGGGCGCATCGTGGTCATCTCGACGACCCAGTCCACCCCGACCCTCTGGCAGATGGTACGTCGAGAGGCGCTGTCGGCCAAAGACTCTGACTCGATACCGACGAGATGA
- a CDS encoding MarR family winged helix-turn-helix transcriptional regulator produces MAKPPSERHSGIAELDERIPFLLAQLGAHISSDFQRRLSSIGADPRTYAVLLALASADGQSQRQLSERLGIHRNAMVVVIDQLEQRGLAKRLPRPEDRRAVAVTLTAKARRLLPALHEQGRDLENEIAAPLSAKERDTLRRLLQRVAAGAGLIPGVHPQLA; encoded by the coding sequence TTGGCCAAGCCGCCGAGTGAACGTCACTCCGGCATTGCTGAACTCGACGAACGAATCCCGTTTCTCCTCGCGCAACTCGGCGCCCATATCAGCAGCGACTTCCAGCGCCGGCTTTCGTCGATAGGGGCCGACCCCCGCACGTACGCAGTTCTGCTGGCACTCGCTAGTGCCGACGGCCAATCCCAGCGTCAGCTCTCCGAACGCCTCGGGATCCACCGCAATGCCATGGTTGTGGTCATCGACCAGCTTGAACAGCGAGGACTCGCAAAGCGGTTACCGCGCCCCGAAGATCGGCGCGCGGTCGCTGTCACGCTTACCGCCAAGGCCCGCCGCCTGCTGCCCGCGCTGCATGAGCAGGGCCGCGACCTCGAAAACGAAATAGCCGCGCCCCTGTCTGCGAAAGAACGCGACACGCTGCGCCGCCTTCTTCAGCGCGTCGCCGCGGGGGCGGGGCTCATTCCCGGAGTTCATCCCCAACTGGCGTGA
- a CDS encoding haloalkane dehalogenase → MHVLRTPDSRFENLEGYPFVAHYLDVTASDTRPLRMHYLDEGPIEGPPIVLLHGEPTWSYLYRSMITPLTDAGNRVLAPDLIGFGRSDKPSRIEDYTYQRHVEWVVSWFEHLNLWDVTLLVQDWGSLIGLRIAAEQPDRVGRLVVANGFLPTAQRRTPPAFHAWRAFARYSPVLPAGRIVGAGTVRRVSSKVRAGYDAPFPDKTYQAGARAFPQLVPTSPSDPAIPANRRAWEALGRWEKPFLAIFGARDPILGQADTPLIKHIPGAAGQPHARINASHFIQEDRGPELAARVLSWQQALL, encoded by the coding sequence ATGCATGTGCTGCGAACCCCGGACTCCCGTTTCGAAAACCTGGAGGGCTACCCGTTCGTAGCGCATTATCTCGACGTCACGGCAAGCGACACCCGGCCGCTGCGCATGCACTACCTCGACGAGGGGCCGATCGAAGGGCCGCCGATCGTCCTGCTGCATGGCGAGCCCACGTGGAGCTATCTGTACCGCTCCATGATCACGCCCCTGACCGACGCCGGGAACCGCGTGCTGGCACCCGACCTGATCGGTTTCGGCCGGTCGGACAAGCCCAGCCGCATCGAGGATTACACCTACCAGCGGCACGTGGAATGGGTGGTCTCGTGGTTCGAGCACCTCAATCTGTGGGATGTCACGTTGCTCGTGCAGGACTGGGGATCGTTGATCGGGCTGCGCATCGCCGCCGAGCAGCCCGACCGCGTCGGGAGGCTGGTGGTGGCCAACGGTTTCCTGCCCACGGCGCAGCGGCGCACCCCGCCCGCCTTCCATGCCTGGCGCGCCTTTGCGCGCTACTCCCCCGTGCTGCCGGCGGGACGCATCGTGGGCGCCGGGACCGTCCGCCGGGTGTCGTCGAAGGTGCGGGCCGGGTATGACGCCCCCTTCCCGGACAAGACATATCAGGCCGGGGCCCGCGCGTTCCCCCAGTTGGTCCCCACCTCGCCCAGCGATCCGGCGATTCCGGCCAACAGGAGGGCGTGGGAGGCGCTCGGGCGCTGGGAGAAGCCGTTCCTGGCCATCTTCGGTGCGCGCGACCCCATCCTCGGGCAAGCGGACACCCCGCTGATCAAGCACATCCCCGGCGCCGCGGGCCAGCCGCACGCCCGCATCAACGCCAGCCACTTCATCCAGGAGGACCGCGGACCCGAACTGGCCGCACGCGTCCTGTCGTGGCAGCAGGCCCTGCTCTGA
- a CDS encoding DUF2652 domain-containing protein — protein MAIRRAVLLIADIGGYTHYMQWNRTHLAHAQLTVAGLLESVINAAKGLKLAKLEGDAAFFWAPDTNAKVVVCERLSRMRTSFLERRERMKNDIACQCASCAQLEKLSLKFVVHVGEVADQKVKRHVELAGFDVILVHRMLKNMVPVAEYVLMTDPVAECLDESMRGLCTPMLHVFDGIGETSTHYIDLASLQVPAVESERSFLRRLGATMKLEFNTLPFTLGMREPAEGFRNLGRGTEEISA, from the coding sequence ATGGCAATTCGGCGCGCGGTTCTGCTCATAGCCGACATCGGCGGTTACACGCACTACATGCAGTGGAACCGGACGCACCTTGCCCACGCCCAGCTGACGGTCGCGGGCCTGCTGGAGTCGGTCATCAACGCCGCCAAGGGGCTGAAGCTGGCCAAGCTCGAGGGCGACGCCGCATTCTTCTGGGCACCGGACACCAACGCCAAAGTGGTGGTGTGCGAGCGGCTGTCACGGATGCGCACGTCGTTCCTGGAGCGACGGGAGCGGATGAAAAACGACATCGCCTGCCAGTGCGCGAGTTGCGCGCAGCTGGAGAAGCTGTCGCTCAAGTTCGTCGTGCACGTGGGCGAGGTGGCGGATCAGAAGGTGAAGCGCCATGTCGAGCTGGCCGGCTTCGATGTAATCCTGGTGCACCGAATGCTGAAAAACATGGTGCCGGTAGCCGAATACGTGCTCATGACCGATCCCGTCGCGGAATGCCTCGACGAGTCGATGCGTGGGCTGTGCACACCCATGCTGCACGTGTTCGACGGCATCGGCGAAACGTCGACGCACTACATCGACCTCGCGTCGTTGCAGGTTCCCGCCGTGGAGTCCGAGCGCAGTTTCTTGCGCCGGCTTGGCGCGACGATGAAGTTGGAGTTCAACACCCTGCCGTTCACCCTGGGCATGCGGGAGCCCGCCGAGGGGTTCCGCAACTTGGGGCGCGGGACCGAAGAAATCTCCGCGTAG
- a CDS encoding MalY/PatB family protein encodes MKWRAHPADVLPLWVAEMDVHLPPTVAEALRRAVDDGDTGYPCGTALAEAVSEFAARRWDWDDLEVGRTALVPDVMLGIVEVLRLVTDRGDAVVVNPPVYAPFYAFVAHDGRRVIEAPLAEGRIDLGALAEAFSRARATHGNVAYLLCNPHNPTGTVHTPEELRTVAELARGYGVRVVSDEIHAPVILPGSRFTPFLTVPGAENAFALTSASKAWNLSGLKAAVAIAGPEAAADLDRMPEEVSHGASHLGVIAHAEAFRSGADWLDATLSGLDANRKLLGELVAEQLPSVKYQWPQGTYLAWLDCRALGIDEEESDGLAVVADLSGPARWFLEHARVALSSGHVFGTGGAGHVRLNFATSRAILTEALSRMGRALAGAQ; translated from the coding sequence ATGAAATGGCGGGCGCATCCCGCCGACGTCCTGCCGCTGTGGGTCGCCGAGATGGACGTGCACCTGCCGCCGACGGTGGCCGAGGCGCTGCGCAGGGCCGTCGACGACGGCGACACCGGATACCCGTGCGGCACGGCGCTGGCGGAGGCGGTCAGCGAATTCGCGGCGCGGCGCTGGGACTGGGACGACTTGGAGGTGGGCCGCACCGCGCTCGTTCCCGACGTCATGCTCGGCATCGTCGAGGTGTTGCGTCTGGTCACCGATCGCGGTGACGCCGTCGTCGTCAATCCCCCTGTGTACGCACCGTTTTACGCGTTCGTGGCGCACGACGGCCGCCGCGTGATCGAAGCGCCGCTCGCCGAGGGGCGCATCGATCTGGGCGCGTTAGCGGAGGCCTTTTCCCGGGCCCGCGCGACGCACGGGAACGTGGCCTACCTGTTGTGCAATCCGCACAACCCGACCGGCACGGTGCACACGCCCGAGGAGCTGCGCACGGTGGCCGAACTCGCGCGCGGATACGGCGTCCGCGTGGTGTCCGACGAGATCCACGCGCCCGTCATCCTGCCGGGATCGCGGTTCACCCCCTTCCTGACCGTCCCCGGAGCGGAGAACGCCTTCGCCCTGACGTCGGCGTCCAAGGCCTGGAATTTGTCCGGGCTGAAGGCGGCGGTGGCGATCGCCGGGCCGGAGGCGGCCGCCGACCTGGACCGGATGCCGGAGGAGGTCAGCCACGGGGCCAGCCATCTCGGCGTCATCGCGCACGCCGAGGCGTTCCGCAGCGGCGCCGACTGGCTCGACGCGACGCTGTCCGGCCTCGACGCGAACCGGAAGCTGCTGGGCGAGTTGGTCGCCGAGCAGCTGCCCAGCGTGAAATATCAATGGCCACAAGGCACTTACCTGGCGTGGCTGGACTGCCGGGCACTCGGTATCGACGAAGAGGAAAGCGATGGCCTCGCGGTGGTCGCCGACCTGTCCGGACCCGCCCGCTGGTTCCTCGAGCACGCCCGGGTGGCGCTCAGCTCCGGCCATGTGTTCGGCACCGGCGGAGCCGGGCACGTGCGGCTGAACTTCGCCACCTCACGCGCCATCCTCACCGAGGCCCTGTCGCGCATGGGCCGCGCCCTCGCCGGCGCTCAGTAG
- a CDS encoding NAD(P)H-dependent amine dehydrogenase family protein — MTTHRVVVWATGGIGSIAIRALARRPNLDLAGVWVHSDDKVGKDAGELAGGEPIGVAATNDADALIALKPDCVIYAASGPERDALAIPDYVKLLEAGINVVTTSTTRLVNPHAYEPAEWRDQLVAAAKRGQASLYASGIEPGFAADYLPLVLSTQSSVIEKIHSFEIGLYDDYGVPDIMSDALGFGRPLDYQPWISFPGAIAGEWQGQIRLIADALGVEVQEVREGFDRAVTNGTLEVAMGTVEAGTCGALRMQAIGVVDGREAIVIEHVTRLAHDVAPDWPIGIGDLSYRVVITGDPDLDCTLAATLRDPGRAGIAGMTSGAGAMVATAMRVVNAVPYVVAAKPGLLSSVDLPLTIPKHAFAT, encoded by the coding sequence ATGACGACTCATCGCGTGGTGGTGTGGGCGACCGGCGGCATCGGCTCGATCGCCATCCGCGCCCTCGCCCGGCGCCCGAATCTGGACCTGGCCGGCGTCTGGGTGCACTCGGACGACAAGGTCGGCAAGGACGCGGGCGAACTGGCCGGCGGGGAGCCGATCGGCGTGGCAGCCACCAACGACGCCGACGCGCTGATCGCGTTGAAGCCCGACTGCGTCATCTACGCGGCCAGCGGCCCGGAGCGCGACGCGCTGGCCATCCCGGACTACGTCAAGCTGCTCGAAGCCGGGATCAACGTCGTGACGACCAGCACGACGCGGCTGGTCAACCCGCACGCCTACGAACCGGCGGAGTGGCGCGACCAACTGGTCGCCGCCGCCAAGCGGGGCCAGGCATCGCTGTACGCGTCCGGGATCGAGCCGGGCTTCGCCGCCGACTACCTGCCGCTGGTGCTGTCGACCCAGTCGTCGGTCATCGAAAAGATCCACTCGTTCGAGATCGGCCTCTACGACGATTACGGGGTTCCCGACATCATGAGCGACGCGCTGGGTTTCGGCCGCCCGCTCGACTACCAACCCTGGATCAGCTTTCCCGGCGCGATCGCCGGCGAATGGCAGGGCCAGATCCGGTTGATCGCCGACGCCCTCGGGGTCGAAGTCCAGGAAGTCCGCGAGGGTTTCGATCGCGCGGTCACCAACGGGACGCTGGAAGTCGCGATGGGCACCGTCGAGGCCGGAACCTGTGGCGCGCTGCGGATGCAGGCGATCGGGGTGGTCGACGGCCGCGAGGCCATCGTCATCGAACACGTCACCCGGCTCGCCCACGACGTCGCGCCCGACTGGCCCATCGGGATCGGCGACCTGTCCTATCGCGTCGTGATCACCGGCGACCCCGACCTCGACTGCACCCTGGCGGCGACGCTGCGGGATCCCGGCCGGGCCGGGATCGCGGGCATGACCTCGGGGGCCGGCGCGATGGTCGCCACCGCGATGCGCGTCGTCAACGCGGTGCCGTATGTCGTTGCCGCGAAGCCGGGATTGCTCAGCTCGGTCGACCTGCCGTTGACGATTCCGAAGCACGCGTTCGCCACATAA
- a CDS encoding NAD(P)H-dependent amine dehydrogenase family protein, giving the protein MSIQQPLRVVVWSTGGVGKVAIDAVNRRPNLELVGVWVHSADKVGRDAGELAGGDPLGVAATDDAEALIACKPDCVVYAASGPERDGAAVPDYLRLLAAGINVVSTSSTSLVHPPSYFAPDWRDQLEAAATAGGASFYASGIFPGFASDQLALLMTTQSKRIRTITASEVALNDHYPVADVMMNGMGFGHPLEFQPMLATPGFIEMAWQAPIYLIAGGLGVEVEEVRGSLDRRLADRDIEVAFGTIKAGTCGAVRTRAAGVVNGREAIVIEHVIRMARDVAPDWPTSESDATYRVDIDGDPDVHCEMRMGEAEGHGAGHAAMASTAMRVVNAIPYVVTAPAGLLSSLDIPMTLPLYVFD; this is encoded by the coding sequence GTGTCGATCCAACAGCCCCTGCGTGTCGTCGTGTGGTCCACCGGCGGCGTCGGCAAGGTCGCGATCGACGCCGTCAACCGGCGCCCAAACCTGGAACTCGTTGGGGTATGGGTACATTCGGCGGACAAGGTCGGCCGGGACGCGGGGGAGCTGGCCGGTGGCGACCCGCTCGGGGTGGCGGCCACCGACGACGCCGAGGCCCTGATCGCGTGCAAGCCGGACTGCGTGGTGTATGCGGCCAGCGGTCCCGAGCGCGACGGGGCGGCGGTGCCCGATTATCTGCGGCTGCTGGCGGCCGGCATCAACGTCGTGTCGACGTCGTCGACCAGCCTGGTGCATCCGCCGTCGTATTTCGCCCCGGACTGGCGCGACCAGCTCGAGGCGGCGGCCACCGCAGGCGGCGCCTCGTTCTACGCGTCGGGCATCTTTCCCGGCTTCGCCTCCGATCAGCTCGCGCTGCTGATGACGACGCAGTCGAAGCGCATCCGGACCATCACGGCCAGCGAGGTCGCGCTCAACGACCACTACCCGGTGGCCGACGTGATGATGAACGGGATGGGATTCGGCCACCCGCTGGAGTTTCAGCCGATGCTCGCCACGCCCGGCTTCATCGAAATGGCTTGGCAGGCACCGATATACCTGATCGCCGGCGGCCTGGGGGTCGAGGTGGAAGAGGTGCGTGGCTCCCTGGACCGACGGTTGGCCGACCGCGACATCGAGGTGGCATTCGGCACCATCAAGGCGGGCACCTGCGGCGCCGTGCGGACCCGGGCGGCGGGCGTGGTGAACGGTCGCGAGGCAATCGTGATCGAACACGTCATCCGGATGGCCCGCGACGTCGCGCCCGATTGGCCGACCTCGGAGTCCGACGCCACCTATCGGGTCGACATCGACGGCGATCCCGACGTCCACTGCGAGATGAGGATGGGGGAGGCCGAAGGCCACGGCGCGGGGCACGCCGCCATGGCGTCGACGGCGATGCGGGTGGTCAACGCGATCCCGTATGTGGTCACCGCACCCGCCGGCCTGCTGAGCTCGCTGGACATTCCGATGACGCTGCCGCTTTACGTCTTCGACTGA
- a CDS encoding LLM class flavin-dependent oxidoreductase codes for MYTLRFDMRDPEWAAAPTDLYAAAPEMSAWAEEHGGLAAVLCEHHGSEDGYLPSPFLLASAVAARTQRLALSLILILPFYETVRLAEDMAVLDIISNGRASYILALGYRPEEFEHFGVPIKKRGRVCDEKLALLRRLLAGETVIEDGRRITVTPRPLTPGGPGLMWGGGTLAAARRAGRYGLGMLGNANAPGIREAYEEACREHGHTPGPTMFPDRNTPSVVFVADDVDRAWKEIGDHLLHDVRTYAAWNPGDETTAGFSHVNTVDELRETGTSHVIISVPEAVSWVKAGQVLNLSPLCGGLPPEIAWPYLKRVGEVVLPEALS; via the coding sequence GTGTACACACTGCGCTTCGACATGCGCGATCCCGAATGGGCCGCGGCCCCAACCGATCTGTACGCCGCGGCGCCCGAAATGTCGGCCTGGGCCGAGGAGCACGGCGGTCTTGCCGCCGTGCTGTGTGAGCACCACGGCTCCGAGGACGGGTATTTGCCGTCACCGTTCTTGCTGGCCTCGGCGGTGGCGGCGCGCACGCAGCGCCTGGCGCTGAGCCTGATCCTGATCCTGCCGTTCTACGAGACCGTGCGCCTCGCCGAGGACATGGCGGTGCTGGACATCATCAGCAATGGTCGGGCGTCGTACATTCTGGCCCTGGGCTACCGGCCCGAGGAGTTCGAGCACTTCGGCGTGCCGATCAAGAAGCGCGGTCGCGTCTGCGACGAGAAACTCGCGTTGCTGCGGCGATTGCTCGCCGGTGAAACCGTGATCGAGGACGGGCGGCGGATCACCGTGACGCCGCGCCCGCTGACCCCCGGCGGCCCGGGGCTGATGTGGGGTGGGGGAACGTTGGCGGCGGCCCGCCGGGCCGGCAGGTACGGCCTGGGCATGCTGGGCAACGCCAACGCCCCGGGCATCCGGGAGGCCTATGAGGAGGCCTGCCGCGAGCACGGCCACACGCCGGGCCCCACCATGTTTCCCGACCGCAACACCCCGTCGGTCGTGTTCGTCGCCGACGACGTCGATCGGGCGTGGAAAGAGATCGGCGACCACCTGCTCCACGACGTGCGGACCTACGCCGCGTGGAACCCCGGCGACGAGACGACGGCCGGCTTCTCGCACGTGAACACCGTCGACGAGCTACGCGAGACCGGAACGTCACACGTGATTATCTCTGTTCCCGAGGCGGTTTCGTGGGTGAAGGCCGGGCAGGTGCTCAACCTGTCGCCGCTGTGCGGCGGGTTGCCACCGGAGATCGCGTGGCCCTATCTCAAGCGGGTGGGCGAGGTCGTGCTGCCGGAGGCCCTGTCGTAA